The proteins below are encoded in one region of Microbispora sp. NBC_01189:
- a CDS encoding multifunctional oxoglutarate decarboxylase/oxoglutarate dehydrogenase thiamine pyrophosphate-binding subunit/dihydrolipoyllysine-residue succinyltransferase subunit, with the protein MSSESSRTNPLASFGQNEWLVDELYQKYLEDPESVDQAWWHFFADYNGTGKPAPPKPAGAANGAATTATTTAGTTAAPGAPAPVSPAPQTTQPAPQRRPQSPPQATPQVTAPAPAKQPEKQPAKQASTPVPAGAAEEKLRGAAARTAANMEASLAVPTATSVRAVPAKLLIDNRIVINNHLSRGRGGKISFTHLIGYAIVRALESMPEMNHSYAEVDGKPILVKPEHVGLGLAIDVQKSDGARQLLVPSIKRAETLDFRQFWTAYEEIVRKARAGKLGVEDFQATTISLTNPGTIGTVHSVPRLMPGQGTIIGVGAMEYPAEYQGASAETLSRLAISKVMTITSTYDHRIIQGAQSGDFLRRIHQLLLGSDGFYDEIFESLRIPYEPVRWVQDISATHDDDVAKSARVLELIHAYRVRGHLMADTDPLEYRQRKHPDLDIQSHGLTLWDLEREFPTGGFGGKPLMKLRDVLGVLRDSYVRTVGIEYMHIQNPEERAWIQARVELPHAKPDRAEQLHILRRLNTAEAFETFLQTKYVGQKRFSLEGGESLIPLLDSVICSAAAERLDEVVIGMAHRGRLNVLANIVGKSYAQVFGEFEGNIDPRSAHGSGDVKYHLGASGDFVAPDGNKIGTSVVANPSHLEAVDPVLEGVVRAKQDLLERGEEGFTVLPVLVHGDAAFAGQGVVAETLHLSQLRGYRTGGTVHIVVNNQVGFTTSPASSRSSVYATDVAQMIQAPIFHVNGDDPEAVVRVGRLAYEYRQAFRKDVVIDLICYRRRGHNETDNPAFTQPLMYDLIDAKRSTRKLYTEALIGRGDITVEEAEQALRDYQERLERAFTETREATRQPLEPGAVVVPEPDEVFRWSHEDTKTAISEEVVKRVVDTQLNLPDGFTVHPRLAPVIQRRGAMVAEDSIDWATGEMLAFGSLLIDDHPVRLVGQDSRRGTFGQRHAVLVDRTTGEEHTPLKTFNHGTTKFYVYDSLLSEFAAMGFEYGYSVVRPDALVLWEAQFGDFANGAQSIIDEFISSGEQKWGQRSSVVLLLPHGYEGQGPDHSSGRIERYLQLCAQDNMTVAQPSTPASYFHLLRWQALSDRRKPLVVFTPKSLLRLKAAASATSEFTSGAFRPVIGDATVDPAAVRKVVVCSGRIYYDLLARREKDGRKDVALVRLERIYPFPENPLKAELSRYGADAELLWAQDEPVNMGPWPYLALKLTERPDLLGGRALRRVSRTPNSSPAVGSHSKHDAELRGMLDEIFD; encoded by the coding sequence GTGTCGTCTGAGTCGTCGCGGACAAACCCGCTGGCAAGCTTCGGGCAAAATGAGTGGCTTGTCGACGAGTTGTACCAAAAGTATCTCGAAGATCCCGAGTCTGTGGACCAGGCCTGGTGGCACTTCTTCGCTGACTACAACGGGACGGGCAAGCCCGCTCCACCCAAGCCTGCCGGTGCCGCGAACGGCGCGGCCACCACGGCGACCACGACGGCGGGCACCACGGCCGCCCCCGGGGCTCCCGCCCCGGTGAGCCCGGCCCCGCAGACGACGCAGCCCGCACCACAGCGCCGGCCACAGTCGCCGCCTCAGGCCACTCCTCAGGTCACGGCGCCCGCGCCGGCGAAGCAGCCGGAGAAGCAGCCCGCCAAGCAGGCCTCCACCCCGGTTCCGGCCGGCGCGGCGGAGGAGAAGCTGCGCGGCGCCGCGGCGCGCACCGCCGCCAACATGGAGGCCTCGCTGGCGGTCCCGACCGCCACCAGCGTCCGCGCGGTGCCCGCCAAGCTGCTGATCGACAACCGCATCGTCATCAACAACCACCTGTCCCGCGGGCGCGGCGGCAAGATCTCCTTCACCCACCTCATCGGCTACGCGATCGTCCGGGCGCTGGAGTCCATGCCCGAGATGAACCACTCGTACGCCGAGGTGGACGGCAAGCCGATCCTGGTCAAGCCCGAGCACGTCGGGCTCGGCCTCGCCATCGACGTGCAGAAGAGCGACGGCGCCCGCCAGCTCCTGGTGCCCTCGATCAAGCGGGCCGAGACGCTCGACTTCCGCCAGTTCTGGACGGCTTACGAGGAGATCGTCCGAAAGGCCCGCGCGGGCAAGCTCGGCGTGGAGGACTTCCAGGCCACCACGATCTCCCTGACGAATCCCGGCACGATCGGCACGGTCCACTCGGTGCCGCGTCTCATGCCCGGCCAGGGCACGATCATCGGCGTCGGCGCGATGGAGTACCCGGCGGAGTACCAGGGCGCCTCGGCGGAGACGCTGTCCCGCCTGGCCATCAGCAAGGTGATGACGATCACCTCGACGTACGACCACCGGATCATCCAGGGCGCCCAGTCGGGCGACTTCCTGCGCCGGATCCACCAGCTCCTGCTCGGCTCCGACGGCTTCTACGACGAGATCTTCGAGTCGCTGCGCATCCCGTACGAGCCGGTCCGCTGGGTCCAGGACATCTCGGCCACCCACGACGACGACGTCGCCAAGTCCGCCCGCGTGCTGGAGCTGATCCACGCCTACCGGGTCCGCGGTCACCTCATGGCCGACACCGACCCGCTGGAGTACCGCCAGCGCAAGCACCCCGACCTCGACATCCAGTCGCACGGCCTGACGCTGTGGGACCTGGAGCGCGAGTTCCCCACGGGCGGCTTCGGCGGGAAGCCGCTGATGAAGCTGCGCGACGTTCTCGGCGTGCTGCGCGACTCGTACGTCCGCACGGTCGGCATCGAGTACATGCACATCCAGAACCCCGAGGAGCGGGCCTGGATCCAGGCGCGGGTGGAGCTGCCGCACGCCAAGCCCGACCGCGCGGAGCAGCTGCACATCCTGCGCAGGCTCAACACCGCCGAGGCGTTCGAGACGTTCCTGCAGACCAAGTACGTCGGCCAGAAGCGGTTCTCGCTGGAGGGCGGCGAGTCGCTGATCCCGCTGCTCGACTCGGTGATCTGCTCCGCCGCGGCCGAGCGCCTCGACGAGGTCGTCATCGGCATGGCCCACCGCGGCCGGCTCAACGTGCTGGCCAACATCGTGGGCAAGTCGTACGCCCAGGTGTTCGGTGAGTTCGAGGGCAACATCGACCCGCGCAGCGCGCACGGCTCGGGTGACGTGAAGTATCACCTCGGCGCGAGCGGCGACTTCGTCGCCCCCGACGGCAACAAGATCGGCACGTCGGTGGTGGCGAACCCCTCGCACCTGGAGGCCGTCGACCCCGTCCTGGAGGGCGTGGTCCGGGCCAAGCAGGACCTGCTGGAGCGCGGCGAGGAGGGCTTCACCGTCCTGCCCGTGCTCGTCCACGGCGACGCGGCGTTCGCCGGGCAGGGCGTGGTCGCCGAGACCCTGCACCTGTCCCAGCTGCGCGGCTACCGCACGGGCGGCACTGTGCACATCGTCGTCAACAACCAGGTCGGCTTCACCACCTCCCCCGCCTCGTCGCGGTCGAGCGTGTACGCGACGGACGTCGCCCAGATGATCCAGGCTCCGATCTTCCACGTGAACGGCGACGACCCCGAGGCCGTCGTGCGCGTCGGGCGGCTCGCCTACGAGTATCGCCAGGCGTTCCGCAAGGACGTGGTCATCGACCTGATCTGCTACCGGCGGCGCGGCCACAACGAGACCGACAACCCGGCCTTCACCCAGCCGCTGATGTACGACCTGATCGACGCCAAGCGTTCGACCCGCAAGCTGTACACCGAGGCGCTGATCGGCCGCGGCGACATCACGGTCGAGGAGGCCGAGCAGGCCCTGCGCGACTACCAGGAGCGGCTGGAACGCGCCTTCACCGAGACCCGGGAGGCGACCAGGCAGCCGCTCGAACCGGGCGCGGTGGTGGTCCCCGAGCCGGACGAGGTGTTCCGGTGGTCGCACGAGGACACCAAGACGGCGATCTCGGAGGAGGTCGTGAAGCGGGTCGTCGACACGCAGCTCAACCTGCCCGACGGCTTCACCGTCCACCCGCGTCTCGCACCGGTCATCCAGCGCCGCGGCGCGATGGTCGCCGAGGACTCGATCGACTGGGCGACCGGCGAGATGCTCGCGTTCGGCTCGCTGCTCATCGACGACCACCCGGTGCGCCTCGTCGGGCAGGACTCCCGCCGCGGCACCTTCGGCCAGCGCCACGCGGTGCTGGTCGACCGGACCACCGGCGAGGAGCACACGCCGCTCAAGACGTTCAACCACGGCACCACGAAGTTCTACGTGTACGACTCGCTGCTCAGCGAGTTCGCCGCGATGGGCTTCGAGTACGGCTACAGCGTGGTCCGCCCGGACGCCCTGGTCCTCTGGGAGGCGCAGTTCGGCGACTTCGCCAACGGCGCCCAGTCGATCATCGACGAGTTCATCTCGTCGGGCGAGCAGAAGTGGGGCCAACGCTCCTCCGTCGTGCTGCTGCTGCCGCACGGCTACGAGGGCCAGGGGCCGGACCACTCCTCCGGCAGGATCGAGCGCTACCTGCAGCTGTGCGCCCAGGACAACATGACGGTGGCGCAGCCGAGCACCCCGGCGAGTTACTTCCACCTGCTGCGCTGGCAGGCGCTGTCGGACCGGCGCAAGCCGCTGGTCGTGTTCACGCCCAAGTCGCTGTTGCGGCTCAAGGCGGCGGCCTCGGCCACGTCGGAGTTCACCTCCGGCGCCTTCCGCCCGGTCATCGGCGACGCGACGGTGGACCCGGCGGCGGTCCGGAAGGTCGTGGTCTGCTCCGGCAGGATCTACTACGACCTGCTCGCCCGGCGCGAGAAGGACGGCAGGAAGGACGTGGCGCTCGTCCGGCTCGAACGCATCTACCCCTTCCCGGAGAACCCGCTGAAGGCCGAGCTGTCCCGCTACGGCGCCGACGCGGAGCTGCTCTGGGCGCAGGACGAGCCGGTCAACATGGGCCCGTGGCCCTACCTGGCGCTCAAGCTGACGGAACGGCCCGACCTGCTCGGCGGCCGCGCCCTCCGCAGGGTCTCGCGTACGCCGAACTCGTCGCCGGCCGTCGGCTCCCACTCCAAGCACGACGCGGAGCTGCGCGGCATGCTCGACGAGATCTTCGACTGA
- a CDS encoding DUF6104 family protein gives MYFTDKGIEELVERRGEEEVGIGWLAERLREFVDLHPEFEVPVERLATWLARLDDDED, from the coding sequence ATGTACTTCACCGACAAGGGGATCGAGGAGCTCGTCGAGCGGCGCGGCGAGGAGGAGGTCGGCATCGGCTGGCTCGCCGAGCGGCTGCGCGAGTTCGTGGATCTCCATCCCGAGTTCGAGGTGCCCGTGGAGCGGCTGGCCACCTGGCTCGCCCGCCTGGACGACGACGAGGACTGA
- a CDS encoding DUF4097 family beta strand repeat-containing protein, translated as MPQWTIDSPGQLTFGKVTALNVRIVAGRLAVLASDGPPSLEVTEVEGAPLLVTHDEADGRLTVTYKDLTWDGVLGWLRPGSRRTTLTLTVPSTCPVQAGVVSAAAVVTGMEGTTGVKSVSGEIVLDGVSGEVQAETVSGSVESRGMAGDLSFGSVSGELTVAGGRPRRLRANTVSGRITADLELAPNGHVTMHSVSGPVVVRLPRTVDADVTVRSTSGRVESAFPGLESTAVPGVRTLGGRLGGGMASLSATTMSGDVTLLSGPPTGGREEEETA; from the coding sequence ATGCCCCAATGGACGATCGACTCCCCTGGGCAGCTCACGTTCGGCAAGGTGACAGCTCTGAACGTGCGGATCGTGGCCGGCCGGCTGGCCGTGCTGGCCAGTGACGGCCCGCCCAGCCTGGAGGTGACGGAGGTGGAGGGGGCGCCGCTGCTGGTGACCCACGACGAGGCCGACGGCCGCCTGACGGTCACGTACAAGGACCTGACGTGGGACGGGGTCCTCGGGTGGTTACGCCCGGGCTCGCGCCGCACGACCCTGACGCTCACCGTGCCGAGCACCTGTCCCGTGCAGGCCGGGGTCGTCTCGGCCGCCGCCGTGGTCACCGGCATGGAGGGGACCACCGGGGTGAAGAGCGTCTCCGGGGAGATCGTCCTCGACGGTGTCAGCGGCGAGGTGCAGGCCGAGACGGTCTCGGGTTCGGTGGAGAGCCGGGGCATGGCCGGCGACCTGTCGTTCGGCAGCGTCTCCGGTGAGCTGACCGTCGCCGGGGGCAGGCCGCGGCGGCTGCGCGCGAACACGGTGTCCGGCCGGATCACCGCCGACCTGGAGCTCGCGCCCAACGGTCACGTCACGATGCACAGCGTGTCCGGCCCCGTTGTCGTACGGCTCCCGCGCACCGTCGACGCCGACGTGACCGTCCGCTCGACCTCCGGGAGGGTCGAGTCGGCGTTCCCCGGGCTGGAGTCCACCGCCGTGCCCGGCGTCCGCACGCTCGGCGGCCGGCTGGGCGGCGGCATGGCCTCGCTCTCCGCGACCACGATGTCGGGCGACGTCACCCTGCTGAGCGGTCCCCCCACCGGCGGGCGGGAAGAGGAGGAGACAGCATGA